Proteins from a single region of Paramormyrops kingsleyae isolate MSU_618 chromosome 9, PKINGS_0.4, whole genome shotgun sequence:
- the LOC111838368 gene encoding ras-related and estrogen-regulated growth inhibitor-like protein: MVVQVKPSSNNSKTMDSNQQKTEANILLLGAENVGKSALTVRFLTRRFIGEYGDIESIYSHSDKIDGREISFNIWDSLYPQDSETAESVTEKQLHWSDGVILVYSICDRSSFEVVRQQVQLIRQSKKGSGGAPIIIVGNKRDLQHQRAVSGEEGRLLAMSTDCSFFETSAAENYHGVLLVFHELLELIRDARALKKGTVGIKGIVRSVSAVFGRRRAE; encoded by the exons ATGGTTGTTCAAGTAAAACCCAGCTCCAATAACAGCAAAACGATGGATAGCAACCAACAAAAAACGGAAGCGAATATTTTGCTACTTGGTGCTGAAAACGTCGGGAAATCAG CACTGACCGTGCGATTCCTCACCAGGAGATTCATTGGCGAATACGGCGATATAG AGTCCATATACAGTCACAGTGACAAAATAGATGGACGGGAAATTTCATTCAACATCTGGGACTCGCTGTACCCACAG GACTCTGAAACCGCTGAATCCGTGACCGAAAAGCAACTTCATTGGTCCGATGGTGTCATACTGGTTTATAGCATCTGCGACCGATCCAGCTTCGAAGTGGTGCGGCAACAGGTGCAGCTTATTCGGCAGTCGAAGAAAGGCTCCGGCGGCGCACCCATCATCATCGTGGGCAACAAGCGCGACCTGCAGCACCAGCGCGCCGTCTCCGGCGAAGAGGGCCGGCTGCTGGCCATGTCCACCGACTGCAGCTTCTTCGAGACCTCGGCCGCCGAGAACTACCACGGCGTGCTGCTGGTGTTTCACGAACTGCTTGAGCTTATACGGGACGCCAGGGCTCTTAAGAAAGGAACTGTGGGGATTAAAGGCATCGTGAGAAGCGTGTCTGCGGTCTTCGGAAGGAGGCGCGCCGAGTAG